The Nicotiana tomentosiformis unplaced genomic scaffold, ASM39032v3 Un00306, whole genome shotgun sequence genome has a window encoding:
- the LOC104096728 gene encoding lysine histidine transporter 2-like, giving the protein MDCVTHVIGSYQVYAMPVFDMIEAYAVKSLKYNPSTLLRVCVRTVFVAFTLVVGMTIPFFGGLMGFFGGFALAPTSYSLPCIIRLIIKKPRRFGLSWCTNWLCIIVGVLLTLTSPIGGLWSIIKSAKTYHFYT; this is encoded by the exons ATGGACTGTGTCACTCATGTCATTGGGAGTTACCAG GTTTATGCAATGCCAGTGTTTGATATGATAGAGGCATACGCTGTGAAGTCATTGAAATATAATCCTTCCACTCTTCTACGTGTTTGTGTGCGTACGGTTTTTGTTG CATTTACATTGGTTGTGGGCATGACAATACCATTCTTTGGTGGTTTGATGGGATTCTTTGGAGGTTTTGCTCTGGCACCAACCTCATATTCT CTTCCATGCATCATCCGGCTTATTATAAAAAAGCCCAGACGGTTTGGCTTGTCATGGTGTACGAACTGG CTTTGCATTATAGTGGGTGTACTTTTGACTCTAACATCTCCCATTGGTGGATTATGGAGTATCATCAAATCAGCCAAGACTTATCACTTCTACACCTGA
- the LOC138903995 gene encoding lysine histidine transporter 1-like — MEKGGDSEEKRREKAIDEWLPITSDRNAKWWYSTMHNVTAMVGAAVLSLPYAMSEMGWGAGVTVTLMSWNITFYTIWQMVEMHEMIPGKRFDRYHELGQYAFGDKLGLWIVVPQQIIVEVSTCIIYMVTGGKSLKKFQEILFPNAKPIKLTYFIMIFSSFQFVLSHLPNFNSISSVSFVAAILSMTYSAIAWTVSLKELGKSEREVSYGPESEKISDNVFMFLGALGNVAFAYAGHNVVLEIQATIPSTEDAPSKKAMWKGVFTAYIIVALCYLPVAFIGYWVFGNGVDDNILLTLHRPTWLIATANIFVVAHVIGSYQVSFCHDPKFPS; from the exons ATGGAAAAGGGAGGAGATAGTGAAGAAAAGAGGAGGGAGAAAGCAATAGATGAATGGCTACCGATAACGTCGGACCGGAATGCAAAGTGGTGGTATTCAACCATGCACAATGTTACTGCCATGGTTGGTGCTGCTGTTCTTAGTCTACCTTATGCCATGTCTGAGATGGGATG GGGAGCTGGTGTAACGGTAACGTTAATGTCATGGAATATAACATTCTACACAATCTGGCAAATGGTGGAGATGCATGAAATGATACCAGGCAAGAGATTCGACAGGTACCATGAGCTTGGCCAATATGCTTTTGGTGATAAACTTGGTCTCTGGATTGTTGTACCCCAACAAATTATAGTTGAAGTTAGCACTTGCATTATTTACATGGTCACTGGTGGCAAATCCTTGAAAAAATTCCAAGAAATTCTTTTCCCAAATGCCAAACCTATCAAACTCACTTACTTcattatgattttctcctcttTCCAATTTGTCCTCTCTCACTTGCCAAATTTCAACTCCATCTCTTCTGTCTCCTTCGTAGCGGCGATTTTGTCCATGACTTACTCTGCTATAGCATGGACTGTATCACTAAAGGAATTAGGAAAAAGTGAGAGAGAAGTTAGTTATGGTCCAGAAAGTGAAAAAATATCAGATAATGTGTTTATGTTTCTGGGTGCATTAGGAAATGTAGCATTTGCATATGCTGGACATAATGTAGTTCTTGAAATTCAAGCTACAATTCCTTCAACAGAAGATGCACCTTCAAAAAAAGCAATGTGGAAAGGTGTATTCACAGCTTATATTATAGTGGCCTTGTGTTATTTGCCTGTGGCTTTCATTGGATATTGGGTGTTTGGTAATGGAGTTGATGATAACATCTTGCTCACACTACATAGACCTACATGGCTTATTGCAACTGCTAACATTTTTGTTGTCGCTCATGTCATTGGGAGTTACCAGGTATCTttctgtcacgatcccaaatttccttcgtag